Proteins encoded within one genomic window of Halobacteroides halobius DSM 5150:
- the lpxD gene encoding UDP-3-O-(3-hydroxymyristoyl)glucosamine N-acyltransferase, translating into MGKKLKELARLVTGEVIGKEEIVINGVGGADNAQSNQITFAQNEKFLKEAEQRAAAVIINQKLSQLEINIPVIVVDNPRLAFAKIAKEFISCPYYNSQISKQAVISPQADVGTNVSIHPGVVIAEGAKVADDVVLAPGVYVGTNVRIEAGSILHPNVVVEHDCQLGERVEVHPGTVIGAEGYGFETSEEGHVKVPQFGDVIVEDDVEIGANVTIDRAATGSTVIGRGTKMDNLIHIAHNVEIGPECLIIAQVGVAGSAKVEERVTLAGQTGVAGHLTIEDNVTVATNSVVTNDISAGSFVSGYPAHDHRAERRIKASRKKLPQMRSKMRKLEKEVAQLKEKLSKEEGI; encoded by the coding sequence ATGGGAAAGAAATTAAAGGAGTTGGCCCGGTTAGTAACAGGAGAAGTTATTGGCAAGGAAGAAATAGTGATTAATGGAGTTGGTGGCGCTGATAATGCTCAAAGTAATCAGATTACTTTTGCTCAAAATGAGAAGTTTTTAAAAGAAGCAGAACAAAGGGCAGCCGCTGTCATTATAAATCAGAAGTTATCTCAGTTAGAGATTAATATACCAGTAATAGTAGTAGATAACCCTCGTTTAGCTTTTGCTAAAATTGCTAAGGAGTTTATTTCTTGTCCTTATTATAATTCCCAGATTAGTAAGCAGGCTGTTATTAGTCCTCAGGCAGATGTGGGAACAAATGTATCAATTCATCCAGGAGTGGTTATTGCTGAGGGGGCCAAGGTTGCAGATGATGTGGTTTTAGCCCCAGGAGTTTATGTAGGTACAAATGTAAGGATAGAAGCAGGGAGCATTTTACATCCTAATGTAGTGGTTGAACATGATTGTCAGCTAGGAGAGAGAGTTGAGGTTCATCCTGGTACTGTAATTGGTGCAGAAGGTTATGGATTTGAGACTAGTGAAGAAGGTCATGTTAAGGTGCCACAATTTGGGGATGTAATAGTTGAGGATGATGTAGAAATCGGGGCCAATGTAACAATAGATAGAGCTGCTACTGGTTCAACAGTTATTGGTCGAGGAACTAAGATGGATAATTTAATTCATATTGCACATAACGTAGAGATTGGCCCAGAATGTTTAATTATTGCTCAAGTAGGAGTTGCTGGCAGTGCTAAAGTAGAAGAGAGAGTTACTCTAGCTGGTCAGACTGGGGTAGCAGGACACTTAACTATTGAAGATAATGTAACTGTAGCTACTAATAGTGTAGTTACTAATGATATATCTGCTGGTTCTTTTGTCTCTGGTTATCCAGCTCATGATCATCGTGCTGAAAGAAGAATCAAAGCAAGTCGTAAAAAGTTACCACAAATGAGAAGTAAAATGAGAAAATTAGAAAAAGAGGTAGCCCAACTAAAAGAAAAATTATCTAAGGAGGAAGGAATATGA
- a CDS encoding OmpH family outer membrane protein: MSQKIIKISLLGILVLGLLVGCAQQDTKPKVKIKTKIEKLKVAVVNKDKIWTKSKSAQEYQKKLNQEIKQLQQNYQKESKDLNQGEKVKKQQKLYLKINDLRAKLRDQFKNKIKQAIKEIAQEKDYDIVLDQTEVKYGGTNITDKVIKKLDSEK, translated from the coding sequence ATGTCACAGAAAATAATTAAGATTAGTTTATTAGGAATACTTGTACTAGGATTACTAGTAGGTTGTGCTCAGCAGGATACTAAGCCTAAGGTTAAGATTAAAACTAAAATAGAGAAATTAAAAGTCGCCGTAGTTAATAAAGATAAAATCTGGACTAAAAGTAAGAGCGCCCAAGAGTACCAAAAGAAATTAAACCAAGAAATTAAGCAGCTACAGCAAAATTATCAAAAAGAAAGTAAGGACTTAAATCAAGGTGAAAAAGTAAAAAAACAACAAAAGTTATATCTAAAGATTAATGATTTACGAGCTAAACTAAGAGATCAATTTAAAAATAAGATTAAGCAGGCTATAAAGGAAATAGCTCAGGAGAAAGATTATGATATAGTATTAGATCAAACAGAGGTTAAGTATGGTGGAACAAATATTACAGATAAGGTAATTAAAAAGTTAGATTCAGAGAAATAA